In one window of Micromonospora cathayae DNA:
- a CDS encoding ROK family transcriptional regulator, with amino-acid sequence MSSTRLPGTPRLLRALNDRAALELLLEQGPLTRARLGELTGLSKVTASQLVERLEERGLVTRVGEQAGGRGPNAQLYAVRPGSAHVIGVDVGADRVVAACADITGAVIGRVEQSTRDTDDPVGVVHTAVVQAASDAGAPLETVRRIVLGTPGLVDPTTGDITFAFNLPRWHRGLLAALRDDLSTPVVFENDVNLAAVAEAQSGAARQVADFVLVWVDAGVGLAIMLGGRLHHGSSGAAGEIGYLPVPGVPIPRDVSRRAKPAFQQLIGAEAVRVVAREHGFPADDAAAAVRAAITAGTAGGPLLDELARRLALGVASTCVVLDPPLVVLAGEVGRAGGAALAERVQHEVAAITLVRPRVVPTGLSEESILQGALRTALDAVRDEVFGSTVG; translated from the coding sequence ATGAGTTCGACGCGGCTGCCCGGCACCCCTCGCCTGTTGCGGGCGCTCAACGACCGCGCGGCGCTGGAACTCCTCCTCGAACAGGGGCCGCTCACCCGGGCCCGGCTGGGCGAGCTGACCGGGCTGTCCAAGGTGACCGCCTCGCAGCTGGTCGAGCGGCTGGAGGAGCGCGGGCTGGTCACCCGGGTCGGCGAGCAGGCCGGCGGACGCGGGCCGAACGCCCAGCTCTACGCCGTCCGGCCGGGCAGCGCGCACGTGATCGGCGTCGACGTCGGCGCGGACCGGGTGGTGGCCGCCTGCGCCGACATCACCGGCGCGGTGATCGGCCGGGTGGAGCAGTCCACCCGGGACACCGACGACCCGGTGGGCGTGGTGCACACCGCGGTCGTGCAGGCGGCCAGTGACGCCGGCGCCCCGCTGGAGACGGTACGCCGGATCGTGCTGGGCACCCCCGGCCTGGTCGACCCGACCACCGGCGACATCACCTTCGCGTTCAACCTGCCCCGCTGGCACCGGGGGCTGCTGGCCGCGCTCCGCGACGACCTGTCCACCCCGGTGGTCTTCGAGAACGACGTCAACCTGGCGGCGGTGGCCGAGGCGCAGTCCGGCGCGGCCCGGCAGGTGGCCGACTTCGTGCTGGTCTGGGTGGACGCCGGGGTCGGTCTGGCGATCATGCTGGGTGGCCGGTTGCACCACGGAAGCAGCGGCGCGGCCGGTGAGATCGGCTACCTTCCGGTCCCCGGGGTGCCGATCCCGCGGGACGTGTCGCGCCGGGCCAAGCCGGCTTTCCAGCAGCTCATCGGGGCGGAGGCGGTCCGCGTGGTGGCCCGGGAGCACGGCTTCCCGGCCGACGACGCGGCGGCGGCGGTCCGCGCGGCGATCACGGCCGGTACCGCCGGCGGCCCGCTGCTCGACGAGCTGGCCCGCCGGCTGGCCCTCGGGGTGGCGAGCACCTGCGTGGTGCTGGATCCACCGCTGGTGGTGCTGGCCGGCGAGGTGGGTCGGGCCGGCGGGGCGGCCCTGGCCGAACGGGTGCAGCACGAGGTGGCCGCGATCACCCTGGTCCGGCCGAGGGTGGTGCCGACCGGGCTGAGCGAGGAGTCGATCCTCCAGGGCGCGTTGCGTACCGCCCTGGACGCCGTCCGCGACGAGGTGTTCGGCTCCACGGTCGGCTAG